In a single window of the Cupriavidus sp. P-10 genome:
- a CDS encoding M61 family metallopeptidase — translation MTPIRYAIAPLAPEAHLFAVTVTVSEPDPAGQRFTLPAWIPGSYMIRDFARHIVRIRADAGGREVPLTKLDKQGWQAAPVSLSDGPLTLSYEVYAWDLSVRAAHLDATHGFFNGSSVFLCVEGQAERPCTVDIHAPEGEAYRGWRVATAMPEAPGRDGAKRYGFGRYQVSDYDELVDHPVEMGNFQLASFRACGAQHDVVFTGRVPNLDIERVCRDLKRICETQIRLFEPRGAEAPFLDSNRRYVFMTMVTTDGYGGLEHRASTALMCGRNDLPARGDSDTSEGYRTFLGLCSHEYFHTWNVKRIKPAAFVPYRLAEETYTPLLWLFEGFTSYYDDLVLVRSGCVTEAQYVEMLGKTWNGVLRGNGRTKQSVAESSFDAWTKYYRQDENAPNAIVSYYTKGSLVALALDLTIRAKSRGRRSLDDVMRALWRRYGRGFYAPGAMQRGVTEPEVYALFDEVTGLKLGGLLRSLTEGTGELPLAALFRDFGVKAEAQKPSRTAALGIKVKTDDGWVRVTQVLDGGAAQAAGLSAGDLLVAIDGLRVAPGQVDKLLGRYRTGDRIDLHAFRRDELQVLPVTLAREPAAQFKVKLADGRHAARSRWLGQ, via the coding sequence ATGACGCCGATCCGCTACGCCATCGCCCCGCTTGCGCCTGAGGCGCACCTGTTTGCCGTCACCGTCACGGTGAGCGAGCCCGATCCCGCCGGGCAGCGCTTTACGCTGCCCGCGTGGATCCCGGGCAGCTACATGATCCGCGACTTCGCCCGCCATATCGTGCGCATCCGCGCCGATGCCGGCGGCCGCGAAGTCCCGCTGACCAAACTCGACAAGCAGGGCTGGCAGGCCGCGCCGGTGAGCCTGTCGGATGGCCCGCTGACACTGAGCTACGAAGTCTATGCCTGGGACCTGTCGGTGCGCGCCGCGCACCTGGACGCCACCCATGGCTTCTTCAACGGCAGTTCGGTGTTCCTGTGCGTCGAAGGCCAGGCCGAGCGGCCTTGCACCGTCGATATCCACGCCCCGGAAGGCGAGGCTTACCGCGGCTGGCGCGTTGCCACCGCAATGCCGGAAGCGCCGGGCCGCGACGGCGCGAAGCGCTACGGCTTTGGCCGCTACCAGGTTTCCGACTACGACGAGCTGGTCGACCACCCGGTGGAAATGGGCAATTTCCAGCTCGCCAGCTTCCGCGCCTGCGGCGCGCAGCACGACGTGGTCTTCACTGGCCGCGTGCCCAACCTCGATATCGAGCGCGTGTGCCGCGACCTCAAGCGCATCTGCGAAACCCAGATCCGCCTGTTCGAACCCCGCGGCGCCGAGGCGCCGTTCCTGGACAGCAACCGCCGCTACGTCTTCATGACGATGGTGACCACCGACGGCTATGGCGGCCTCGAGCACCGCGCCAGCACCGCGCTGATGTGCGGGCGCAACGACCTGCCGGCGCGCGGCGACAGCGACACCAGCGAGGGTTACCGCACCTTCCTGGGCCTGTGCAGCCACGAATATTTCCACACCTGGAACGTCAAGCGCATCAAGCCCGCCGCGTTCGTGCCATACCGGCTGGCCGAGGAAACCTACACGCCGCTGCTGTGGCTGTTCGAGGGCTTCACCAGCTACTACGACGACCTGGTGCTGGTGCGCTCGGGCTGCGTGACCGAGGCGCAGTACGTGGAGATGCTGGGCAAGACCTGGAACGGCGTGCTGCGCGGCAACGGCCGCACCAAGCAGAGCGTGGCCGAAAGCTCGTTCGACGCCTGGACCAAGTACTACCGCCAGGACGAGAACGCGCCCAACGCCATCGTCAGCTACTACACCAAGGGCTCGCTGGTGGCGCTGGCGCTGGACCTGACCATCCGCGCCAAGTCGCGCGGACGCCGCTCGCTCGACGATGTCATGCGCGCGCTGTGGCGCCGCTACGGGCGCGGCTTCTATGCGCCCGGGGCGATGCAGCGCGGCGTGACCGAGCCCGAGGTCTATGCGCTGTTCGACGAAGTGACCGGCCTGAAGCTGGGCGGCCTGCTGCGCTCGCTGACCGAGGGCACGGGCGAACTGCCGCTGGCGGCGCTGTTCAGGGACTTCGGCGTCAAGGCCGAGGCGCAGAAGCCGTCGCGCACCGCGGCGCTGGGCATCAAGGTCAAGACCGACGACGGCTGGGTACGCGTCACGCAGGTGCTGGACGGCGGCGCGGCGCAGGCCGCGGGCCTGTCGGCCGGCGACCTGCTGGTAGCCATCGACGGCCTGCGCGTGGCGCCCGGCCAGGTCGACAAGCTGCTGGGACGCTACCGCACCGGCGACCGCATCGACCTGCACGCCTTCCGCCGCGACGAGCTGCAGGTGCTGCCGGTCACGCTGGCGCGCGAGCCCGCGGCGCAGTTCAAGGTCAAGCTGGCGGACGGGCGGCATGCGGCGCGTTCGCGCTGGCTGGGCCAGTGA
- the acuI gene encoding acrylyl-CoA reductase (NADPH) encodes MTFQALLLTQADGATQANLATLDEAQLPAGGNVLVAVDYSTINFKDGLAITGRSPVVRKWPMVAGIDGAGTVLESTNPRWHAGDKVVLNGYGVGETHWGCLAQRARLKGDWLVRLPDAFTTRQAMAIGTAGYTAMLSVLALERGGVNGPVRPGDGEVLVTGASGGVGSVAISVLSKLGYKVVASTGKTSEADFLKALGAAEVIDRAELGVPGKPLQKERWAAVVDSVGSHTLVNACAQVRYGGVVTACGLAQGMDFPASVAPFILRGVTLHGIDSVMAAMPLRERAWQRLASDLEPDRLNAITREIGLAEAIEAGRRIVEGGMRGRVVVDVNRA; translated from the coding sequence ATGACGTTCCAGGCATTGCTGCTGACCCAGGCCGACGGCGCCACCCAGGCCAATCTGGCCACGCTTGACGAAGCGCAGCTGCCCGCCGGGGGCAATGTGCTGGTGGCGGTGGACTATTCCACCATCAACTTCAAGGACGGCCTGGCGATCACGGGCCGCTCGCCGGTGGTGCGCAAGTGGCCGATGGTGGCGGGCATCGACGGCGCCGGTACGGTGCTGGAATCGACCAACCCGCGCTGGCACGCCGGCGACAAGGTGGTGCTGAACGGCTACGGCGTGGGCGAGACCCACTGGGGCTGCCTGGCGCAGCGCGCGCGGCTGAAGGGCGACTGGCTGGTGCGCCTGCCCGATGCCTTTACCACGCGCCAGGCCATGGCAATCGGCACCGCCGGCTATACCGCGATGCTGTCGGTGCTGGCGCTGGAGCGCGGCGGCGTCAACGGCCCGGTGCGGCCGGGCGATGGCGAGGTGCTGGTGACCGGCGCCTCCGGCGGGGTGGGCTCGGTCGCGATCTCGGTGCTGAGCAAGCTGGGCTACAAGGTGGTGGCGTCGACCGGCAAGACCAGCGAGGCGGATTTCCTGAAGGCACTGGGCGCCGCCGAGGTCATCGATCGCGCCGAGCTGGGCGTGCCCGGCAAGCCGCTGCAGAAGGAACGCTGGGCCGCGGTGGTGGATTCGGTCGGCTCGCATACCCTGGTCAATGCGTGTGCGCAGGTGCGCTACGGCGGCGTGGTGACGGCATGCGGGCTGGCGCAGGGGATGGACTTCCCGGCCTCGGTGGCGCCGTTCATCCTGCGCGGCGTGACGCTGCACGGCATCGACAGCGTGATGGCGGCGATGCCGCTGCGCGAGCGCGCCTGGCAGCGGCTGGCGAGCGACCTGGAGCCGGATCGCCTGAACGCGATCACGCGCGAGATCGGCCTGGCCGAGGCGATCGAAGCGGGCCGCAGGATCGTGGAAGGCGGCATGCGCGGTCGCGTGGTGGTCGACGTCAATCGCGCCTGA
- a CDS encoding GDYXXLXY domain-containing protein gives MKRWILIAWALTLTLAAVGIAGKETLLARGDTVLLRLAPVDPRSLMQGDYMALNFDIGNQIRTAQGPAERPPRDGVAVIRRDAQGVASFVRLHDGGQLGVGEQLLRFQAARSRWGGAQVQVSTDAYFFQEGQGERFARAMFGEFRVGADGQALLVGLRGKEMEKL, from the coding sequence ATGAAACGCTGGATCCTGATCGCGTGGGCACTGACCCTGACGCTGGCCGCCGTTGGCATCGCCGGCAAGGAAACGCTGCTGGCACGCGGCGACACCGTCTTGCTGCGGCTCGCGCCGGTCGATCCGCGCTCTCTGATGCAGGGCGACTACATGGCGCTGAATTTCGACATCGGCAACCAGATCCGCACGGCACAGGGGCCGGCGGAGCGCCCGCCGCGCGACGGCGTGGCCGTGATCCGGCGCGACGCACAGGGCGTGGCCAGCTTCGTGCGGCTGCATGACGGCGGCCAGCTGGGCGTGGGCGAGCAGTTGCTGCGCTTCCAGGCGGCGCGATCGCGCTGGGGCGGGGCGCAGGTGCAGGTGTCGACCGATGCGTATTTCTTCCAGGAAGGGCAGGGCGAGCGCTTCGCCCGGGCCATGTTTGGAGAGTTCCGCGTGGGGGCGGATGGCCAGGCGCTGCTGGTGGGGCTGCGGGGGAAGGAGATGGAGAAGCTGTGA
- a CDS encoding UbiH/UbiF family hydroxylase — translation MTRSHASARSSARNSSAFQVAVVGGGIVGKSCALLLAQQGMDVALVAPKPPRGVGRVPAAGPQDWDSRIYAFSASSHALLEQMRVWEALDPSRIQPVRDMRVFGDVSAAETTPSVDGDLHFSAYAAAVPQLAWIIESSHVERALDTALGFQHQVTWHDGTASVCERDPEGITLTLDNGSKLRTALAIGADGARSWLRQQCHIGVSTRKYRQLGVVANFACERPHHETAWQWFLGAPEKLMADEEPANGEVLALLPLPGNHVSMVWSADEAHARDLLGLSPEALAATVMQGAAGAVGSQFGTLRCVTPAQGFPLVLQRADQFVQPHVALVGDAAHVVHPLAGQGMNLGLRDVAELGRVMADKEPFRSEGDLRLLRRYERARATDLLSLTAATDGLHRLFSLPGGVARVVRNTGMRAVGGQPLLKRFLIGRALG, via the coding sequence ATGACCCGATCCCACGCGTCCGCGCGCAGCTCTGCGCGCAATTCCTCCGCTTTCCAGGTTGCCGTCGTCGGTGGCGGCATCGTCGGCAAGTCCTGCGCCTTGTTGCTGGCCCAGCAGGGCATGGACGTGGCGCTGGTGGCGCCGAAGCCGCCCCGCGGCGTCGGCCGCGTGCCGGCCGCCGGGCCGCAGGACTGGGACAGCCGTATCTATGCGTTTTCCGCCAGCTCGCACGCGCTGCTGGAACAGATGCGCGTGTGGGAGGCGCTGGATCCGTCGCGTATCCAGCCGGTGCGCGACATGCGTGTCTTTGGCGACGTCAGCGCCGCCGAGACCACGCCCAGCGTGGACGGCGACCTCCATTTCTCCGCCTACGCCGCCGCGGTGCCGCAACTGGCATGGATCATCGAATCCAGCCATGTCGAGCGTGCGCTCGACACCGCGCTCGGCTTCCAGCACCAGGTGACCTGGCACGACGGCACCGCCAGCGTATGCGAGCGCGATCCCGAAGGCATCACGCTGACGCTGGACAACGGCAGCAAGCTGCGCACGGCGCTGGCGATCGGCGCCGACGGCGCGCGCTCGTGGCTGCGCCAGCAGTGCCATATCGGCGTCAGCACGCGCAAGTACCGCCAGCTTGGCGTGGTCGCCAACTTTGCCTGCGAGCGTCCGCACCACGAGACCGCCTGGCAGTGGTTCCTGGGTGCGCCGGAAAAGCTGATGGCCGACGAGGAGCCCGCCAATGGCGAGGTGCTGGCGCTGCTGCCGCTTCCTGGCAACCATGTGTCGATGGTCTGGTCGGCCGACGAAGCGCACGCGCGCGACCTGCTGGGGCTGTCGCCCGAGGCGCTCGCCGCCACCGTGATGCAGGGCGCCGCCGGCGCGGTCGGCAGCCAGTTCGGCACGCTGCGCTGCGTGACACCGGCGCAGGGCTTCCCGCTGGTGCTGCAGCGCGCCGACCAGTTCGTGCAGCCGCACGTGGCGCTGGTCGGCGACGCCGCGCACGTGGTGCACCCGCTGGCGGGGCAGGGCATGAACCTGGGCCTGCGCGATGTCGCGGAACTTGGCCGCGTGATGGCCGACAAAGAACCTTTCCGCAGCGAGGGCGACCTGCGCCTGCTGCGCCGCTACGAGCGCGCGCGCGCTACCGACCTGCTGTCGCTGACCGCGGCCACCGACGGGCTGCACCGGCTGTTCTCGCTGCCCGGCGGCGTGGCCCGCGTGGTGCGCAACACCGGCATGCGCGCGGTGGGTGGCCAGCCGCTGCTCAAACGTTTCCTGATCGGGCGCGCGCTCGGCTGA
- the ychF gene encoding redox-regulated ATPase YchF encodes MSLKCGIVGLPNVGKSTLFNALTKAGIAAENYPFCTIEPNVGVVEVPDSRLGKLAEIVKPERILPATVEFVDIAGLVAGASKGEGLGNQFLANIRETDAITHVVRCFEDDNVIHVVGKVDPLSDIEVINTELALADLATVEKALARYIKPARAGDKEALRLVGVLEKAQAVLDQAKAVRTLDLAPEEWDAIRPFCLITAKPTMYVANVREDGFENNPHLDAVREYAKQTNSPVVAVCAAIEAEIADLDDADKAEFLADLGMEEPGLDRVIRAGFKLLGLQTYFTAGVKEVRAWTIHVGDTAPKAAGVIHTDFERGFIRAQTIAFDDYITFKGETGAKEAGKMRAEGKEYVVKDGDVLNFLFNV; translated from the coding sequence ATGAGCCTCAAATGCGGCATCGTCGGCCTGCCCAACGTCGGCAAGTCCACGCTGTTCAATGCCCTGACCAAGGCCGGCATCGCCGCCGAAAACTATCCGTTCTGCACGATCGAGCCCAATGTCGGCGTGGTCGAAGTGCCGGATTCGAGGCTCGGCAAGCTGGCCGAGATCGTCAAGCCTGAGCGCATCCTGCCGGCCACCGTCGAGTTCGTCGACATCGCCGGCCTGGTGGCGGGCGCCTCCAAGGGCGAAGGCCTGGGCAACCAGTTCCTGGCCAACATCCGTGAAACCGACGCCATCACCCACGTGGTGCGCTGCTTCGAAGACGACAACGTGATCCACGTGGTCGGCAAGGTCGACCCGCTGTCGGACATCGAGGTCATCAACACCGAACTCGCGCTGGCCGACCTGGCCACCGTGGAAAAGGCCCTGGCCCGCTACATCAAGCCGGCCCGCGCTGGCGACAAGGAAGCGCTGCGGCTGGTTGGCGTGCTGGAAAAGGCGCAAGCCGTGCTCGACCAGGCCAAGGCCGTGCGCACGCTCGACCTGGCCCCGGAAGAATGGGATGCCATCCGCCCGTTCTGCCTGATCACGGCCAAGCCGACCATGTACGTCGCCAACGTGCGTGAAGACGGCTTCGAGAACAACCCGCACCTGGACGCGGTGCGCGAGTACGCCAAGCAGACCAATTCGCCGGTGGTGGCCGTGTGCGCCGCCATCGAAGCCGAGATTGCCGACCTGGACGACGCCGACAAGGCCGAATTCCTGGCCGACCTGGGCATGGAAGAACCGGGCCTGGACCGCGTGATCCGCGCCGGCTTCAAGCTGCTGGGCCTGCAGACCTACTTCACCGCGGGCGTGAAGGAAGTGCGCGCCTGGACCATCCACGTCGGCGACACCGCGCCCAAGGCGGCCGGCGTGATCCACACCGACTTCGAGCGCGGCTTTATCCGTGCGCAGACCATCGCCTTCGACGACTACATCACGTTCAAGGGCGAGACCGGCGCCAAGGAAGCCGGCAAGATGCGCGCGGAAGGCAAGGAATACGTGGTGAAAGATGGGGATGTGCTGAACTTCCTGTTCAACGTCTGA
- a CDS encoding DsbC family protein: MFPFLRRHPVRSAAVTAVVGGLAAAGFALHAMAAGEPGTDRIKESLQKVLGGRAEVKSITKTPVPGLFEANIGGQVVYTDSTGRYILNGEMIDTRTGTNLTEERMAEINRIKWSDLPLARAIKWSKGDGSRQIAVFSDPNCGYCKRIEQTFQQMDNITVYTFLYPVLSPDSETKAKQVWCAADRTKAWRDWMLKHVALTGNGSCQTPLQENLALGQSMNVTGTPAVFFMDGTRIPGAADVATLEKKLASIKK, translated from the coding sequence ATGTTTCCATTTCTGCGCCGCCACCCTGTCCGCAGCGCCGCCGTCACCGCTGTCGTTGGCGGACTGGCCGCGGCCGGCTTTGCCCTGCATGCCATGGCGGCTGGCGAACCCGGTACCGACCGCATCAAGGAGTCGCTGCAGAAGGTGCTGGGCGGCCGTGCCGAGGTAAAGAGCATCACCAAGACCCCGGTGCCGGGCCTGTTCGAGGCCAATATCGGCGGGCAGGTGGTCTATACCGACAGCACCGGCCGCTACATCCTCAACGGCGAGATGATCGACACCCGCACCGGCACTAACCTGACCGAGGAGCGGATGGCCGAGATCAACCGCATCAAGTGGTCGGACCTGCCGCTGGCGCGCGCGATCAAGTGGAGCAAGGGCGACGGCAGCCGCCAGATCGCGGTGTTCTCCGATCCCAACTGCGGCTACTGCAAGCGCATCGAGCAGACCTTCCAGCAGATGGACAACATCACCGTGTACACCTTCCTGTACCCGGTGCTGTCGCCGGACTCAGAGACCAAGGCCAAGCAGGTCTGGTGCGCGGCCGACCGTACCAAGGCGTGGCGCGACTGGATGCTCAAGCATGTGGCGTTGACCGGCAACGGCAGCTGCCAGACGCCGCTGCAGGAGAACCTGGCGCTGGGCCAGAGCATGAATGTCACCGGCACGCCGGCGGTGTTCTTCATGGACGGCACCCGCATCCCGGGCGCGGCCGATGTGGCCACGCTGGAGAAGAAGCTCGCCAGCATCAAGAAATAA
- a CDS encoding ABC transporter ATP-binding protein: MAENTQPTTAAAVIELRGVGKIFRTASQSDRAVLEGVDLTLREGEIVAMLGKSGSGKSTLLRIMAGLVGADRGEVRFRGERLAGTAEGIAMVFQSFALFPWLTVQQNVELGLEAQGVPRAERERRAEAAIDMIGLAGFNSALPRELSGGMRQRVGIARALVTEPDLLLMDEAFSALDVLTGETLRDEMLALWESGRANIRSILIVSHNIEEAVMMADRIVILSSDPGRIRAEVPVTLPRPRNRDSVQVRALVDEIYALMTAPAAEARLPAQAPARQIGYRLPDADISQMEAILDLLCEAPFHCRADLPHLADEAGLTDDDLLPACEALQLVRLVSIEAGDIAATEAGRAYYAAEPQQRKAIFGRQLLANVALAAHIRRELVASEAGEIGEEQVLNELEQFLKPAEAERVLSVAIGWGRYGEIFEYSYNSGMLTLPEDEMPAEGAAG; encoded by the coding sequence ATGGCAGAGAACACCCAACCCACCACCGCGGCTGCCGTGATCGAGTTGCGCGGCGTCGGCAAGATCTTCCGCACCGCCAGCCAGAGCGACCGCGCCGTGCTCGAAGGCGTCGACCTGACGCTGCGCGAGGGCGAGATCGTCGCCATGCTGGGCAAGTCGGGCTCGGGCAAGTCGACGCTGCTGCGCATCATGGCCGGGCTGGTCGGCGCCGACCGGGGCGAGGTGCGCTTCCGCGGCGAACGCCTTGCAGGCACCGCCGAGGGCATCGCCATGGTGTTCCAGTCGTTCGCGCTGTTCCCGTGGCTGACGGTGCAGCAGAACGTCGAGCTGGGCCTGGAAGCGCAAGGCGTGCCCAGGGCCGAGCGTGAGCGCCGCGCCGAGGCCGCGATCGACATGATCGGGCTGGCCGGCTTCAACAGCGCGCTGCCGCGCGAGCTGTCGGGCGGCATGCGCCAACGCGTGGGCATTGCGCGCGCGCTCGTGACCGAGCCCGACCTGCTGCTGATGGACGAAGCCTTCTCCGCGCTGGACGTGCTGACCGGCGAGACACTGCGCGACGAGATGCTGGCGCTGTGGGAAAGCGGCCGCGCCAATATCCGCAGCATCCTGATCGTGTCGCACAACATCGAAGAGGCGGTGATGATGGCCGACCGCATCGTGATCCTGTCGAGCGATCCCGGCCGGATCCGCGCCGAGGTCCCGGTCACGCTGCCGCGCCCGCGCAACCGCGACAGCGTGCAGGTGCGCGCGCTGGTCGACGAGATCTACGCGCTGATGACCGCGCCCGCCGCCGAGGCGCGCCTGCCGGCGCAGGCACCCGCGCGCCAGATCGGCTACCGGCTGCCGGACGCCGATATCAGCCAGATGGAAGCCATCCTCGACCTGCTGTGCGAGGCGCCCTTCCACTGCCGCGCCGACCTGCCGCACCTGGCCGACGAAGCCGGCCTGACCGACGACGACCTGCTGCCCGCGTGCGAGGCATTGCAGCTGGTCCGGCTGGTGTCGATCGAGGCCGGCGATATCGCCGCCACCGAGGCAGGCCGCGCTTACTATGCGGCCGAACCGCAGCAGCGCAAGGCGATCTTTGGCCGGCAGTTGCTCGCCAACGTCGCGCTGGCCGCGCATATCCGGCGCGAGCTGGTGGCGAGCGAAGCGGGCGAGATCGGCGAGGAACAGGTGCTCAATGAGCTGGAGCAGTTCCTGAAGCCGGCCGAGGCCGAGCGCGTGCTGAGCGTGGCGATTGGGTGGGGGCGGTACGGGGAGATCTTTGAGTACAGTTATAACAGCGGGATGCTGACCTTACCTGAGGACGAGATGCCGGCAGAAGGCGCCGCCGGCTGA
- a CDS encoding FUSC family protein, giving the protein MQYAHDPRTFLYSHYVYRGLRSATGVIGATLIALHFSDLPTAMVVSMGALCTSLMDLPSPLSHKFNEMLASVLLCSAVTLVVALTTPFPRVMPFVLVLVTFLAAMMTVYGNKTLPLQFAALFVMTLTINEDFVVERAMVHAAQFSAGAVAYLGYAMLVSWLTERRTRQQVLAESLYELAGYLEIKAGFYDAGNDYEARFNQLVRQQIVVAERQQAARDLVLRGNRTPHDGLLVQVHLRMLDLYEYVLSTNTDYPLLRQTFGGTPVLDHLRGLVVLMCKDVEEIAYEVTRGRGSYATVEYREGLRAVEAEIAQLRHHHINPAAMTALAETLDMIRGAITLIGQLHEASRTPVEPAKVLPGSDMTPFLTRQKYEFGVLRDNLHWRSPAFRFALRMSMAVALGLWITNHLPYVSHSYWILLTIIVILKPNFSMTKQRYNDRVIGTLIGCVVAVGILKVVDEPLVLLGVLFLSLVASAAFVTIKYRYTAIAACIQVLIQINLLMPGSPTVAGERLVDTVIGGIIASLFSFVLPSWEYRAIPKLVENVLQANRRYIAATRDLLLRRAKDDFAYRVQRKQFMDALSALIGSFQRMLDEPKSRHRAVDNLNRFIVQNYLVAAHVAAARIQVRQHYDELDIPAAEAAIEQATEAARNSLQLASEQLHADERGGGRGAGFVRRERAPVVAEAQAPLAVAAGPVLADATDATDATDATDATEAAEDAAAERRARLADSADKRRTDTLVQAAAAGESSEHAGPTSSSTGRPANAVLERRLRALREDAAKIALRTGAIGRAMRARD; this is encoded by the coding sequence ATGCAATACGCGCACGACCCCCGCACCTTCCTGTATTCGCACTACGTGTACCGGGGGCTGCGCTCGGCCACCGGGGTGATCGGCGCGACGCTGATCGCGCTGCATTTCTCCGACCTGCCCACCGCGATGGTGGTGTCGATGGGCGCGCTGTGCACCAGCCTGATGGACCTGCCCAGCCCGCTGAGTCACAAGTTCAACGAGATGCTGGCGAGCGTGCTGCTGTGCAGCGCGGTGACGCTGGTGGTGGCGCTGACCACGCCGTTCCCGCGGGTGATGCCGTTCGTGCTGGTGCTGGTGACGTTCCTCGCCGCCATGATGACGGTGTATGGCAACAAGACCTTGCCGCTGCAGTTCGCCGCGCTGTTCGTGATGACGCTCACGATCAACGAGGACTTCGTGGTCGAGCGCGCGATGGTGCATGCGGCGCAGTTCAGTGCCGGCGCGGTGGCCTATCTCGGCTACGCGATGCTGGTGAGCTGGCTGACCGAGCGCCGCACCAGGCAGCAGGTGCTGGCCGAGTCGCTGTACGAGCTGGCCGGCTACCTCGAGATCAAGGCCGGCTTCTACGATGCCGGCAACGACTACGAAGCCCGGTTCAACCAGCTGGTGCGCCAGCAGATCGTGGTGGCCGAGCGCCAGCAGGCGGCGCGCGACCTGGTGCTGCGCGGCAACCGCACGCCGCATGACGGGCTGCTGGTGCAGGTGCACCTGCGCATGCTCGACCTGTACGAGTACGTGCTGTCCACCAACACCGACTACCCGCTGCTGCGCCAGACCTTCGGCGGCACGCCGGTGCTGGACCACCTGCGCGGGCTGGTGGTGCTGATGTGCAAGGACGTGGAAGAGATCGCCTACGAGGTCACGCGCGGGCGCGGCTCCTACGCGACGGTGGAATACCGCGAAGGCCTGCGCGCGGTCGAGGCCGAGATCGCGCAGCTGCGCCACCACCACATCAATCCGGCCGCAATGACCGCGCTGGCCGAGACGCTCGACATGATCCGCGGCGCGATCACGCTGATCGGCCAGCTGCATGAGGCTTCGCGCACGCCGGTGGAGCCGGCCAAGGTGCTGCCGGGCAGCGACATGACGCCGTTCCTGACGCGCCAGAAGTATGAGTTTGGCGTGCTGCGCGACAACCTGCACTGGCGCTCGCCGGCGTTCCGCTTTGCCCTGCGCATGTCGATGGCGGTGGCGCTGGGGCTGTGGATCACCAACCACCTGCCGTATGTGTCGCACAGCTACTGGATCCTGCTGACCATCATCGTCATCCTGAAGCCCAACTTCAGCATGACCAAGCAGCGCTACAACGACCGCGTGATCGGCACGCTGATCGGCTGCGTGGTGGCGGTGGGAATCCTGAAAGTGGTAGACGAACCGCTGGTGCTGCTGGGCGTGCTGTTCCTGTCGCTGGTGGCGAGCGCCGCGTTCGTGACCATCAAGTACCGCTACACCGCGATTGCGGCCTGCATCCAGGTGCTCATCCAGATCAACCTGCTGATGCCGGGCAGCCCGACGGTGGCGGGCGAGCGGCTGGTCGATACGGTGATCGGCGGCATCATCGCCTCGCTGTTCAGCTTTGTGCTGCCGAGCTGGGAATACCGCGCCATCCCCAAGCTGGTGGAGAACGTGCTGCAGGCCAACCGCCGCTATATCGCCGCCACGCGCGACCTGCTGCTGCGCCGGGCCAAGGACGACTTTGCCTACCGCGTGCAGCGCAAGCAATTCATGGATGCCCTGTCCGCGCTGATCGGGTCGTTCCAGCGCATGCTGGACGAGCCCAAGAGCCGGCATCGCGCGGTGGACAACCTGAACCGCTTTATCGTGCAGAACTACCTGGTGGCAGCGCACGTGGCGGCGGCGCGGATCCAGGTGCGGCAGCACTACGATGAGCTGGATATCCCCGCCGCCGAGGCGGCCATCGAGCAGGCAACCGAAGCGGCTCGCAACAGCCTCCAGCTCGCCAGCGAGCAGCTGCATGCCGATGAGCGGGGCGGCGGGCGCGGAGCGGGCTTTGTCCGCCGCGAGCGCGCCCCGGTCGTGGCCGAAGCGCAGGCACCGCTGGCGGTAGCGGCAGGGCCGGTGCTGGCCGATGCCACCGATGCCACCGATGCCACCGATGCCACCGATGCCACCGAAGCCGCGGAGGATGCGGCGGCCGAGCGGCGCGCGCGCCTGGCGGACTCGGCGGACAAGCGCCGCACCGACACGCTGGTGCAGGCTGCCGCTGCGGGTGAGTCGAGCGAGCATGCCGGACCGACTTCCAGTTCCACGGGCCGTCCCGCCAACGCGGTGCTGGAGCGCCGGCTGCGCGCGCTGCGCGAGGATGCGGCCAAGATCGCGCTGCGTACGGGGGCGATCGGCCGCGCGATGCGGGCGCGCGACTGA